The following is a genomic window from uncultured Fusobacterium sp..
AACAAATTTAAATTAAATTTTTTTATTTTTGATTTGACATTTAATAGTTAGTCTTAAAATTATTTTGTTTTACTTATCTATTATACTACACTTTCCAAAAAAATGCACGATTTTATATAAAATAAAAAGACACAACTTATTAAAAGTTATGTCTTTTATATAAAGCTTTATATAAATCCTTTATACTCTCTCATTACTAGATGAGCATTTATTTGTTGAACTGTATCAATAGCAACTCCAACTACAATAATTATTCCTGTTCCTCCAAAGAAAACTGGAAGTCCTAAAGAAGTAAAAATTGCATATGGAAGTATTGATATAGCTGCTAAGAAGAAAGCTCCACCCCAAGTTATTCTTGTGACAACTCCTTCTAAATACTCAACTGTTTCACTTCCAGGTCTTATTCCTGGAATTGTTCCTCCACCTTGCTTTAAGTTATCTGCTACCTTTTCAGGATCAAATACTATAGCAGTGTAGAAGAAAGAGAAAAATATGATTACTATAGCATATATTATCATATATACTGGATGACTTTGACTAAATACCATAGCTAATGTAGTTTTTATTGTATATTCTGAAGGTATTGCATTAACTATAGCAGATGGAATCATCATAACTACAGATGCAAAGATTACAGGCATTACTCCTGCACTATTTAATTTTAAAGGGATATATGAGTTTTGACCCATACCTCCTCTTCCATTAAATCCTTTTCCTACATAGTGAATTGGTATTTTTCTTTGCCCTAATTGGAAAATAACTATTCCTGCTACAACTAATATTCCAGCTAAAGCAATTAGCCCTAATACTGGTATTAAAAATTTACTTCCTCTCATACTTTGAATAGTCTGAACAACATTTGAAGGTCCTCCAGATATTACGTTTAAGAAGATTAAAAGGGAAACTCCATTTCCTATCCCTTTAATAGAGATTTGCTCTCCAATCCACATTAAGAAAACTGTACCAGCTGTTAGAGTTACCATTGTTGTTAGGAAAAACATCATTCCTGGAGTTGTTACTAGTCCTACCGATTGTAGCCACATGCACACTCCAAAAGATTGAATTATAGCTATTCCAATAGTTAAATATCTAGTCCATTGAGTAATTTTATTTCTACCAGATTCTCCCTCTTTTTGAATCTCTTCAATCTTAGGAATAATTACAGCCAATAGACTGAATACAATTGATGAGTTAATGTAAGGAACTATCCCAAGAGCAAATATTGATACTCTTTTGAAAGCTCCCCCAGAAAACATATTGATATATCCCAATATATCACTTTGTGCTGTCATAGTTGCCAGTCTATCTACATCTACTCCTGGTGCAGGAATATATGTACCAACCCTAGCAACTAAAAACATTAACAAGGTGAAGACGATTCTCTCTCTTAACTCAGGAATCTTCATAATGTTACTCAATTTCATATTAAATTTTTCCATTAAAGTCAAAACAACTTCACCTCGCTTCAATTCTTAGCAAGTTAAAATTACTTGTTGTTTTTTGCAACGTCAGCAAAAGTTTTAACTTCTATAATTTCTACTACTCCACCTTTAGCTTCTATTGCAGCTTTAGCTGATGCAGAAATTTTGTGAGCTTTTACAGTTAATTTTTTATCTAAAGTTCCGTTTCCTAAAACTTTGATACCATCCATCATTTTTCTAACTAATCCAGTTTCGAATAAGATTTCTGGAGTAACTTCTGCTCCATCTTCAAATCTATTTAAAAGATCTAATGTAACTACAGCATACTCTTTCTTGAATAATGCGTTAGAGAAACCTCTTTTTGGAATTCTTCTATAGATAGGCATTTGTCCACCTTCGAAGTAAGGTTTTACTCCTCCACCAGCTCTAGACTTTTGTCCATTGCTTCCTTTTCCAGATGTTTTTCCTAATCCAGAAGATTCTCCTCTTCCAACTCTTTTTCTAGCTTTTCTTGGTACAGAAGGCATTAATTCGTTTAATTTCATATTAAGCTTGCACCTCCTCTACTTTAAGTAAGTAAGAAACTTGAGCTAGTTTTCCTTTTAACTCAGGAGTTTCTACATGCTCCACAACATCATTCATCTTCTTAAGCCCTAGCGACTTTACAGTTGCTATGTGGTTAGGCTTTCTTCCGATTATGCTTTTTACAAGCTCTATTCTAAGCTTTACCATCTCTAAATTCCCTCCTAGCTTAAGATATCTTTAACTTCTTTACCTCTTAAAGCAGCGATTTGCTCAGCTGTTCTAAGTGATTTTAAAGCTTCTATTGTAGCTCTAGCAACGTTGTGTTTGTTTCTAGAACCTTTAATTTTAGTTAATATGTCATGTACTCCAACAAGTTCTAATATCTCTCTTGTTGCAGATCCAGCGATAACTCCAGTTCCTTCATAAGCTGGTGCCATCCATAAAGTTGTTGCTCCCCATTTTCCTTCAGTTTCATGAGGAATAGTAGATCCTTTTAGAGAAACATCTACTAAATTTTTCTTTGCAGAAGAAAGTGCTTTTCTTATAGCATCAGGTACACCATTAGCTTTTCCTAATCCTAATCCAACTTTTCCTTCTCCATCACCAACAGCTGCTAAAACTGAGAAAGATATTGTTCTTCCTCCTTTAGTTGTCTTAGAAACTCTTGATATCTTTAATAATTTTTCTTGATATTGTTTTTCTTCTCTATTTGCTAACTTAGACAAGTGAAATCCTCCTCTCTAATAGAATTAGAAGCTTAATCCAGCTTCTCTAGCTGCCTCAGCAAGAGCTGCTACTCTTCCTGTGTATTTGTATCCTGATCTATCGAATACGATATTTGTTATTCCTTTAGCTGCTGCTCTTTCTGCTAATGCTTTTCCTACAGTTTTAGCAGCTTCTACATTTCCACCATTTGCAATATTTGCTTTTAATGCTTTATCAATAGTTGATGCAGAAACTAGAGTTACTCCATTAACATCATCTATTAATTGAGCAAAGATATTGTTGTTTGATCTATATACAGAAAGTCTTGGTCTATCAGCTGTACCAGAAATTTTGTTTCTGATTGATAAATGCTTTCTTGTTCTTACAGCTTGTCTATCTACCTTCTTAAACAACTGTCTTACCTCCTTTTAGTTAAGCTACCTTACGATTTTTTACCTTCTTTTCTTCTAACAACTTCGTCAGAATACTTAACTCCTTTTCCTTTATATGGCTCAGGAGCTCTTTTAGCTCTTATATCAGCAGCAACTTGTCCTACTACATCTTTCTCGATACCGTCGATGTGGATAGTTGTGTTTTTCTCAACTGTGAATGTAATTCCAGGAATTTCATCTATGATTACTGGATGAGAATATCCTAGTGCTAATTCTAGTCCTTTTCCTTTTGCAGCTGCTCTGTATCCAACTCCAACTAGGTTAAGAGTTTTTCTAAATCCTGTAGAAACTCCTACGATCATGTTGTTTAATAGAGCTCTTGTAGTTCCATGTATAGCTCTTACAGCTGGTAAATCGTTTGGTCTTTCAACAACGATTTCATTTACAGATTGGTGATGAGCTTCACCTTTAACTTCTTTTATTGTTAATTCTGAATTAAATTCTTTTGTTAGAGTACCTTTTGGTCCTTTTACAGTAACTACGTTTCCGTTTATTGTTACTTCAACTCCAGAAGGCACTATTATAGGTTTTTTACCTACTCTTGACATTTACTAACACCTCCTAAGTTATTTATTACCAAACAAATGCAAGAATTTCTCCACCTACGTTTTCTCTTCTAGCTACTCTGTCAGTAACAATTCCCTTAGAAGTAGATACGATAGCAATTCCTAATCCTGATAATACTCTTGGCATATCTTCTACTGAAGAATATACTCTTCTTCCAGGTTTAGAGATTCTTTTGATTCCTTTGATAACTCTCTCTTTACCATCATATTTTAAGTAAACTCTTATATTTTTCTTGTTCCCATCAGTTACAACTTTGTAGTTAGCGATATATCCTTCCTCTTTTAGGATTTCAGCTATTCTATCTTTTAATGTTGAATGAGGTACATCTACTTTCTCGTGCATTACTGCATTTGCATTTCTGATTCTTGTTAACATATCAGCAATTGGATCTGTTAAATACATCTACGAAAATCCTCCTTCCTATGATATTACCAAGATGATTTTTTAACTCCTGGTATTACTCCAGCTCCTGCAAGCTGTCTGAATTTTACTCTCGAAATTCCAAATTCTCTCATGAATCCTCTTGGTCTTCCGTCTAACTGACATCTATTTCTTTTTCTAACTACAGAAGAGTCTTTTGGAAGTTTGTTTAATTCGAACATTGCTTCCATATCTCCTTCAGCAACTCTCTTCTTTAGTTCAGCTCTTTTTTCAGCATATTTCTCGCATAGTTCAGCTCTTTTAACATCTCTAGCGATCATTGACTTCTTTGCCATTTATTCTTTACCCTCCTCACTATTACTTTTTGAAAGGCATTCCAAACGCCTTAAGTAAAGCTCTTCCTTCTTCATCATTTTTAGCAGAAGAAACGATAGTGATAGACATTCCTAAAAGTTTTTCAACTTTATCGAATTCGATTTCAGGGAAAACTAATTGATCTCTTAATCCTAAAGAGTAGTTTCCTCTTCCGTCAAATGAATCAGCTGAAACTCCTTCGAAGTCTCTTACTCTTGGAAGAACTACATTCACTAATCTATCTAGAAAATCGTACATTCTTTCTTTTCTTAAAGTAACTTTTGCTCCGATTGGCATTCCTTCTCTTAATTTGAATCCTGCTTCAGATTTTTTAGCTTTTCTTACTATTGGTTTTTGTCCAGTAATGATAGTTAAATCACCCATAGCAGCATCTATTAATTTAGAGTTTTGAGTAGCTTCTCCAACTCCCATATTTACTATTATCTTTTCTAGTTTTGGACATTCCATAACGTTATTAATTCCTAAGTCTTTCATTAAAGCTGGAGATATAACGTCGTTATATAATTTATGATATCTAGAAACGTATTTAGACACTTACGTTTTCCTCCCTTCTTATAGAACTTCTCCTGATACTTTTGAGTATCTTACTTTCTTACCATCTACCATTTTGTATCCAACTCTTGTTGGTTTTCCAGCTTTCTCATCGAATAACATTACTTTAGATGAGAATATAGCTGCTGGTTTGCTAACAACTCCACCTTGTGGGTTTATTGGAGTTGGCTTCATATGTTTAGTTACTATATTTATTCCTTCAACTACAACTTTTCCTTTTTTAGGGAATACTTTTACAACTTTACCTGTTTTACCTTTATCTTTACCAGATATTACATAAACCATATCTCCAGTTTTTACATGTATTGTTTCTGGTACGAATTTAATTTTAGGTTTAGCCACGATATTAGCCTCCTCTCTCGATTATTAGATTACTTCTGGAGCTAGAGATAAAATCTTCATGAAGTTTTTAGCTCTTAACTCTCTTGCAACTGGTCCAAATATTCTTGTTGCTTTTGGTTCATTGTTGTTATTGATTATAACTCCTGCGTTATCATCAAATTTTATATATGATCCATCTTCTCTTCTTAATTCTTTTTTAGTTCTAACTATTACAGCCTTAACTACGTCACCTTTTTTAACGTTTCCACCAGGGATCGCTTCTTTAACAGATGCTACAACGATGTCTCCGATTCTTCCGAATCTTTTCTTAGATCCACCAAGTACTCTGATTATCATTAATTTTTTTGCACCTGAGTTGTCAGCAACGTTAAGGATAGTTTGTTGTTGTACCATTAAATTATCCTCCTCTCACAATAATTGGAATTATCTAGCTTTCTCAACAATCTCTACTAGTCTCCATCTCTTATCTCTTGATAATGGTCTAGTTTCCATAATTCTTACTCTATCTCCAGTTTGAGCTACATTATTTTCATCGTGAGCTTTAAACTTAGTAGTGCTTTTTACTCTCTTCTTATAGATTGGGTGTAAAGCCATTGTTTCTATTGCAACAACGATAGTTTTATCCATTTTATCAGAAACAACTATTCCTTCTCTAACTTTTCTTTCGTTTCTCAAGACATTAACCTCCTCTTCCTAAGAATCAATTTATATATGAATGAGATTATCTTTCATTTAAGATTGTATTTATTCTAGCAATTTCTCTTCTAACTTCTCTGATTTTAGCAGTGTTAGTAAGTTGACCTAATGAAAGTTGGAACTTTAGGTTGAATAACTCTTCCTTAAGCTCTTTACACTTAACAACTAAGTCTTCAGTTGACATTTCTCTTATTTCCTTAGCTCTCATTAGTTTTCACCACCATTCTCTCTTTTTACTATTTTACATCTTACAGGAAGTTTCATTGCAGCTTTTCTTAATGCTGCTAAAGCTTTCTCTTCTGTTACTCCAGAAACTTCGAACATTATTCTTCCTGGTAGTACTACTGCTACCCAACCTTCAACGCTTCCTTTACCTTTACCCATTCTCACTCCAGCTGGTCTAGCTGTGATAGGTTTGTCAGGGAATATTCTTATGAAAGTTTTTCCTTCTCTTTTGAATGTTCTGTTGATTGCAACCCTGCATGATTCTATTTGTCTATTTGTTATCCAGTGTGGCTCAAGAGCTTGTAGTCCATAATCTCCGAATGCTACAGTGTTTCCTCTTTGAGCTGTACCTTTCATTCTACCTCTAAACATTTTTCTATGTTTTGTTCTTTTTGGCATTAACATGACTACGCTTCTCCTCCTTCCCTTTTAGTTGGAAGAACTTCACCATGGAAAACCCATACTTTTATTCCAAGAGCTCCATAAGTTGTGTGAGCTGTTGCTGTTGCATAATCAATATCAGCTCTTAATGTATGTAAAGGAACTTTTCCTTCAACTACCCACTCAGCTCTGGCAATTTCTGCTCCATTTAGTCTTCCTGAAACCATAACTTTGATTCCTTTAGCTCCAGCTCTCATAGCTCTCATTACAGCTTGGCTTACAGCTCTTTTGTATGCTACCCTTTTCTCAATTGAAGTAGCGATGTTTTCTGCTACTAGTACAGCATCTTTGTTAAATTCTTTAACTTCTTGTACTTTTACAGTTACTTTCTTTCCAGTTAATTTCTCAAGATTTACTCTTAAGTTATCTATTTCAGCACCTTTTCTTCCGATGATTATTCCCGCTTTAGCTGTGTAAACAAGAACTACTACATTTGAAGGAGAAGTTCTTTCAATTTTTACTTTTGCTATTCCTGCGTGGAAGTAGTTTTTCTTAACATACTCTCTGATTTTTACATCTTCATGGAAGTACTTAGCGTATTCCTTTTTATCTGCATACCAGTTAGAATCCCAAGCTCTTGTAATTCCAAGTCTTAGTCCTCTAGGGTCTACTTTTTGTCCCACAGTCTTACCTCCTTAAACTACTTTTCAGAAACAGCAACAACAATGTGAGCTGTTGGCTTTCTGATTATATCTGCTCTTCCCATAGCTCTAGGCATTATTCTCTTAAGAGCTGGTCCATCATTTATCATAATTGTTGAAACTACTAACTTATCTTCGTCCATTTTGAAGTTGTTAGTTGCATTAGCAATAGCTGATGCTAATGTCTTCTTTATTAATCTAGCTGCTTTTTTATTTGTAAATTCTAGAATATCTAATGCTTCTAGTGCTGATTTTCCTCTCACTAAGTCAGCTACTAATCTAGCTTTTCTAGGAGACATTCTTACGTATCTCGTAATTGCTCTAGCTTCCACTAGTCCAACCTCCTCTTTACTTTCTCAAATATATGCTTAAATTATTTTTTCTTTTTCTTATCTACTCCGTGTCCGTAGTAAGTTCTAGTTGGTGCAAATTCTCCTAATTTGTGTCCAACCATTTGCTCAGTTACGTGAACAGGGATGTGTTTTTTCCCGTTGTATACACCAAAAGTGATTCCGATGAAGTTAGGGAATATTGTTGATCTTCTTGACCAAGTCTTAATAACTGCTTTTAAGTTTCCAGAAGCTACTGCATCTTCAACTTTTTTCATTAAGTGGTGGTCACAGAAAGGTCCTTTTTTTAATGATCTAGCCATTCCTTATTAGCCTCCTCTCGAATTTAGAATTACTTATCGTTTCTTCTTCTTACGATAAACTTATCTGTAGTTTTCTTACCTCTAGTTTTAACACCTAAAGCAGGTTTTCCCCAAGGTGTTAAAGGAGCTTTTCTACCTACAGGATTCTTTCCTTCTCCTCCTCCATGAGGGTGATCAACTGGGTTCATTACAGATCCTCTTACATGAGGTCTTTTACCCATATGTCTGTTTCTTCCAGCTTTACCAATTTGTACTAAGCTATGTTCTGAGTTTCCTACTTCACCGATAGTAGCCATACACTCACCGTGGATTAATCTTAATTCTCCAGATGGTAACTCTACGTGACAGTAAGTTCCTTCTTTTGCAACTAGTCTTGCTGCAGTTCCTGCAGATCTAACTAATTGTCCACCCTTTCCTCTTTGTAGTTCAATATTATGAATTTGAACCCCTACTGGCATATCTTTTATTTTAAGTGCGTTTCCTGGTTTAATCTCAGCTTGAGATCCTGCCATAACCATGTCACCTTTTTTTAGTCCTTTAGGAGCTAGTATATATCTTTTCTCTCCATCTACGTAGAATAAAAGAGCTATATTAGCTGTTCTGTTTGGATCATACTCGATAGATTCTACTCTAGCAGGTATATCTAATTTATTTCTCTTGAAATCGATAATTCTGTAAAGTCTTTTGTGTCCTTTTTGTCTATCTCTACATGTTCTATGTCCATAGTTGTCTCTACCATATGCAGATTTTAAAGGTACAGTTAAAGACTTTTCAGGTCTTACATTATCTAAATCTGTATTAACTAATCTTGACATTCCTCTTTGTCCGTTAGTTATAGGTTTCATTTTTCTAATAGCCATTTTTGCTTAACCTCCGAAAAAATTCTCATTTAGACCTATATATATCTTTAGCCGTTATATATTAACTACACTTCTTTGAAGTAAGTTATTGTGCTTCCTTGTGCTAACTTAACGATAGCCTTCTTTTTAGCTTGAGTTTTGTAAAGTTTCATTCCGTGTCTTTTTACAACTGGTTTAGAGTTTAAAGTAGATACAGATTCAACTTTTACGTTAAATAATTCCTCTACAGCTTTTCTTATTTGAATTTTGTTTGCTTTTGTGTTTACTTCAAAAGTATATTTGTTATACTCTCTTCTTAACATTTCACTTTTCTCAGTGATAACAGGTCTTTTGATGATATCATAAGCTGTCATTATCCAAGCACCTCCTCTATTGTAGTTAGTGCCTCTCTAGTAAGAATTACTTTTTCTTGTTTTAATAACCAGTAAACTCCGATTTCGTTTGGTTGTAATACAACTGCGTTTTCTAAGTTTCTTACTGATAAGTATAAGTTGTAATCGTTCATTTCTGCTAAATCGTTTACTACGAATAATTGCTTGTTAGTTGCATTTACTGCATTTGTTAAAGCGATTATTGTTTTTGTTTTTGGAGTTTCGATAGTTCCTTCTAGAACTAAGATATCTCCGTTAGCAACTTTAGCTGATAATGCTGATCTTAATGCTAAGTTTCTTACTTTCTTGTTTACTTTTTTCTCATATGATCTTGGTTGAGGTCCGAATGTTACTCCTCCTCCAACCATGTGAG
Proteins encoded in this region:
- the rpsQ gene encoding 30S ribosomal protein S17, translating into MRNERKVREGIVVSDKMDKTIVVAIETMALHPIYKKRVKSTTKFKAHDENNVAQTGDRVRIMETRPLSRDKRWRLVEIVEKAR
- the secY gene encoding preprotein translocase subunit SecY, with the protein product MTLMEKFNMKLSNIMKIPELRERIVFTLLMFLVARVGTYIPAPGVDVDRLATMTAQSDILGYINMFSGGAFKRVSIFALGIVPYINSSIVFSLLAVIIPKIEEIQKEGESGRNKITQWTRYLTIGIAIIQSFGVCMWLQSVGLVTTPGMMFFLTTMVTLTAGTVFLMWIGEQISIKGIGNGVSLLIFLNVISGGPSNVVQTIQSMRGSKFLIPVLGLIALAGILVVAGIVIFQLGQRKIPIHYVGKGFNGRGGMGQNSYIPLKLNSAGVMPVIFASVVMMIPSAIVNAIPSEYTIKTTLAMVFSQSHPVYMIIYAIVIIFFSFFYTAIVFDPEKVADNLKQGGGTIPGIRPGSETVEYLEGVVTRITWGGAFFLAAISILPYAIFTSLGLPVFFGGTGIIIVVGVAIDTVQQINAHLVMREYKGFI
- the rpsS gene encoding 30S ribosomal protein S19, which encodes MARSLKKGPFCDHHLMKKVEDAVASGNLKAVIKTWSRRSTIFPNFIGITFGVYNGKKHIPVHVTEQMVGHKLGEFAPTRTYYGHGVDKKKKK
- the rplW gene encoding 50S ribosomal protein L23 — its product is MTAYDIIKRPVITEKSEMLRREYNKYTFEVNTKANKIQIRKAVEELFNVKVESVSTLNSKPVVKRHGMKLYKTQAKKKAIVKLAQGSTITYFKEV
- the rpmD gene encoding 50S ribosomal protein L30 produces the protein MVKLRIELVKSIIGRKPNHIATVKSLGLKKMNDVVEHVETPELKGKLAQVSYLLKVEEVQA
- the rpmC gene encoding 50S ribosomal protein L29; its protein translation is MRAKEIREMSTEDLVVKCKELKEELFNLKFQLSLGQLTNTAKIREVRREIARINTILNER
- the rplB gene encoding 50S ribosomal protein L2, encoding MAIRKMKPITNGQRGMSRLVNTDLDNVRPEKSLTVPLKSAYGRDNYGHRTCRDRQKGHKRLYRIIDFKRNKLDIPARVESIEYDPNRTANIALLFYVDGEKRYILAPKGLKKGDMVMAGSQAEIKPGNALKIKDMPVGVQIHNIELQRGKGGQLVRSAGTAARLVAKEGTYCHVELPSGELRLIHGECMATIGEVGNSEHSLVQIGKAGRNRHMGKRPHVRGSVMNPVDHPHGGGEGKNPVGRKAPLTPWGKPALGVKTRGKKTTDKFIVRRRNDK
- the rplE gene encoding 50S ribosomal protein L5, producing MSKYVSRYHKLYNDVISPALMKDLGINNVMECPKLEKIIVNMGVGEATQNSKLIDAAMGDLTIITGQKPIVRKAKKSEAGFKLREGMPIGAKVTLRKERMYDFLDRLVNVVLPRVRDFEGVSADSFDGRGNYSLGLRDQLVFPEIEFDKVEKLLGMSITIVSSAKNDEEGRALLKAFGMPFKK
- the rpsC gene encoding 30S ribosomal protein S3; the encoded protein is MGQKVDPRGLRLGITRAWDSNWYADKKEYAKYFHEDVKIREYVKKNYFHAGIAKVKIERTSPSNVVVLVYTAKAGIIIGRKGAEIDNLRVNLEKLTGKKVTVKVQEVKEFNKDAVLVAENIATSIEKRVAYKRAVSQAVMRAMRAGAKGIKVMVSGRLNGAEIARAEWVVEGKVPLHTLRADIDYATATAHTTYGALGIKVWVFHGEVLPTKREGGEA
- the rplV gene encoding 50S ribosomal protein L22, coding for MEARAITRYVRMSPRKARLVADLVRGKSALEALDILEFTNKKAARLIKKTLASAIANATNNFKMDEDKLVVSTIMINDGPALKRIMPRAMGRADIIRKPTAHIVVAVSEK
- the rplD gene encoding 50S ribosomal protein L4; its protein translation is MAVLNIYDLTGTQTGTVEVKDTVFGIEPNQAVLHEVLTAELAAARQGTAATKTRAMVRGGGRKPFKQKGTGRARQGSIRAPHMVGGGVTFGPQPRSYEKKVNKKVRNLALRSALSAKVANGDILVLEGTIETPKTKTIIALTNAVNATNKQLFVVNDLAEMNDYNLYLSVRNLENAVVLQPNEIGVYWLLKQEKVILTREALTTIEEVLG
- the rpsH gene encoding 30S ribosomal protein S8, whose product is MYLTDPIADMLTRIRNANAVMHEKVDVPHSTLKDRIAEILKEEGYIANYKVVTDGNKKNIRVYLKYDGKERVIKGIKRISKPGRRVYSSVEDMPRVLSGLGIAIVSTSKGIVTDRVARRENVGGEILAFVW
- the rplX gene encoding 50S ribosomal protein L24; translation: MHVKTGDMVYVISGKDKGKTGKVVKVFPKKGKVVVEGINIVTKHMKPTPINPQGGVVSKPAAIFSSKVMLFDEKAGKPTRVGYKMVDGKKVRYSKVSGEVL
- the rpsE gene encoding 30S ribosomal protein S5, which produces MSKLANREEKQYQEKLLKISRVSKTTKGGRTISFSVLAAVGDGEGKVGLGLGKANGVPDAIRKALSSAKKNLVDVSLKGSTIPHETEGKWGATTLWMAPAYEGTGVIAGSATREILELVGVHDILTKIKGSRNKHNVARATIEALKSLRTAEQIAALRGKEVKDILS
- the rplF gene encoding 50S ribosomal protein L6 — translated: MSRVGKKPIIVPSGVEVTINGNVVTVKGPKGTLTKEFNSELTIKEVKGEAHHQSVNEIVVERPNDLPAVRAIHGTTRALLNNMIVGVSTGFRKTLNLVGVGYRAAAKGKGLELALGYSHPVIIDEIPGITFTVEKNTTIHIDGIEKDVVGQVAADIRAKRAPEPYKGKGVKYSDEVVRRKEGKKS
- the rplR gene encoding 50S ribosomal protein L18, yielding MFKKVDRQAVRTRKHLSIRNKISGTADRPRLSVYRSNNNIFAQLIDDVNGVTLVSASTIDKALKANIANGGNVEAAKTVGKALAERAAAKGITNIVFDRSGYKYTGRVAALAEAAREAGLSF
- the rplN gene encoding 50S ribosomal protein L14, producing MVQQQTILNVADNSGAKKLMIIRVLGGSKKRFGRIGDIVVASVKEAIPGGNVKKGDVVKAVIVRTKKELRREDGSYIKFDDNAGVIINNNNEPKATRIFGPVARELRAKNFMKILSLAPEVI
- the rplP gene encoding 50S ribosomal protein L16, translating into MLMPKRTKHRKMFRGRMKGTAQRGNTVAFGDYGLQALEPHWITNRQIESCRVAINRTFKREGKTFIRIFPDKPITARPAGVRMGKGKGSVEGWVAVVLPGRIMFEVSGVTEEKALAALRKAAMKLPVRCKIVKRENGGEN
- the rplO gene encoding 50S ribosomal protein L15; the encoded protein is MKLNELMPSVPRKARKRVGRGESSGLGKTSGKGSNGQKSRAGGGVKPYFEGGQMPIYRRIPKRGFSNALFKKEYAVVTLDLLNRFEDGAEVTPEILFETGLVRKMMDGIKVLGNGTLDKKLTVKAHKISASAKAAIEAKGGVVEIIEVKTFADVAKNNK
- the rpsN gene encoding 30S ribosomal protein S14 produces the protein MAKKSMIARDVKRAELCEKYAEKRAELKKRVAEGDMEAMFELNKLPKDSSVVRKRNRCQLDGRPRGFMREFGISRVKFRQLAGAGVIPGVKKSSW